In the Paenibacillus pabuli genome, one interval contains:
- a CDS encoding HAD family hydrolase, with product MEQIKAVIFDLDNTILNRTRTFEGFTQSLMKTYFSHLETTDDIAQRIIELDQDGYKDKPLLFNELLQELPWSVNPPHAELMEFYGKEYVRSAVLMEEAREVVQQLRSKYQTGLITNGKTEIQYGKIDQLGIRDDFDLIIVSEEAGVKKPDPRIFRLALEHFSLSPEQCIYIGDHPMNDVEGAAKVGMNTIWMKVNQPWQDSITSRPLHSITHLRELLPLL from the coding sequence ATGGAACAGATTAAAGCGGTTATTTTTGATTTGGACAATACCATTTTGAACAGGACGCGAACTTTCGAGGGATTTACCCAAAGCCTGATGAAGACCTATTTCAGCCATCTGGAGACCACTGACGATATCGCTCAACGAATTATTGAACTGGATCAGGATGGCTATAAGGATAAGCCGCTTCTATTCAATGAATTGCTGCAGGAGCTGCCTTGGTCCGTGAACCCGCCGCATGCTGAGCTTATGGAGTTCTATGGCAAGGAATATGTAAGAAGCGCAGTGCTGATGGAAGAGGCGCGGGAAGTGGTGCAGCAACTCCGAAGCAAATACCAAACGGGATTAATCACGAATGGAAAAACAGAAATACAGTATGGCAAAATCGATCAGCTCGGAATTCGGGATGATTTTGACCTGATTATTGTGTCAGAGGAGGCTGGGGTGAAAAAGCCCGATCCGCGGATATTTCGACTAGCGCTTGAGCATTTCAGTCTATCTCCAGAACAGTGCATTTACATTGGAGATCATCCCATGAACGATGTTGAGGGAGCTGCAAAAGTAGGCATGAACACCATTTGGATGAAAGTCAATCAGCCTTGGCAGGATAGCATCACGTCCCGTCCTTTGCATTCCATTACACATCTTCGTGAATTGCTGCCTTTGCTTTAG
- a CDS encoding GNAT family N-acetyltransferase, producing the protein MDQPTIIQPLNSTDVEGAYLVFERSITEAFNQEGLSPLQDDIKDEIEHKKLLLQSTLLPNKSSESNDTGSFFLLAKRGNSVVGTISYAPCGEEIRILSENQLNHIGELGSLYILPEVQEQGIGSMLIQALATELQKRGIKQFCLDSGYRTAQKKWQRKFGEPYTVARNYWGEGTDHMVWLCDVEDFAAN; encoded by the coding sequence ATGGATCAACCGACGATCATTCAACCCTTAAATTCAACAGATGTGGAGGGTGCCTACCTGGTGTTTGAGCGTTCCATTACGGAGGCGTTTAATCAAGAGGGACTGAGTCCGCTTCAGGATGATATTAAGGATGAAATTGAACACAAAAAGTTGCTGCTTCAATCAACATTGCTTCCGAACAAGTCTAGTGAGTCTAATGATACCGGGTCTTTTTTTCTGCTTGCTAAACGGGGAAACAGCGTAGTTGGGACAATTTCATATGCGCCCTGCGGTGAGGAAATCCGAATCCTGAGTGAAAATCAACTGAATCATATCGGAGAATTGGGTAGCTTATACATCCTGCCGGAAGTTCAAGAGCAGGGAATTGGTTCGATGCTCATTCAGGCGCTCGCAACTGAACTTCAGAAGCGAGGGATTAAGCAATTTTGCCTGGATAGCGGCTACCGGACAGCGCAGAAGAAATGGCAGCGAAAGTTTGGTGAACCCTACACCGTGGCACGCAACTATTGGGGCGAGGGAACAGACCATATGGTCTGGTTATGTGATGTGGAGGATTTTGCAGCAAATTAG
- a CDS encoding transglutaminase-like domain-containing protein gives MNLICETQVVTDYLNMTAEVDYDHPLIVGLASELAASSKDQVDFIKQSYVYVRDQISHSWDIKSSRITCSASETLIYKEGICYAKANLLCAILRREGIPTGFCYQRLTIGDTPDTGYCIHALNAVYIQQLDSWIRLDARGNKPGIQAEFSLEVEKLAFMIRKEYDETEYMTIFKSPNAKTIEALKTNTDCINMYLYGLPEHL, from the coding sequence ATGAATCTAATCTGTGAAACACAAGTCGTTACAGATTATTTGAACATGACAGCCGAGGTCGATTATGATCACCCGCTGATTGTTGGACTTGCTTCGGAATTAGCAGCATCATCAAAAGACCAAGTAGATTTTATTAAACAGTCATATGTATATGTCAGAGATCAAATTTCCCATTCTTGGGATATCAAGAGTTCGAGGATCACATGTTCCGCTTCAGAAACATTAATTTATAAAGAAGGTATTTGCTATGCCAAAGCAAACCTTCTATGTGCCATATTACGAAGAGAGGGAATACCAACTGGCTTCTGTTATCAACGACTTACGATCGGGGATACGCCAGACACGGGCTATTGTATCCATGCACTTAATGCTGTTTATATTCAACAATTAGATTCATGGATTCGTTTGGATGCACGAGGGAACAAGCCTGGAATTCAAGCAGAGTTTTCATTGGAAGTAGAAAAACTTGCTTTTATGATCCGAAAAGAGTACGACGAAACGGAGTATATGACCATATTCAAGTCCCCAAATGCTAAGACTATCGAGGCTTTGAAAACGAATACAGACTGCATCAATATGTATCTGTATGGACTGCCTGAACATCTGTGA
- a CDS encoding HIT domain-containing protein — protein sequence MTQDFYCEEVLSGKTEVEIVMETDKVLAYHHTRPYYEHHIVVIPKFHIQSLISEEEANDDELILEIMRVIKKIAADMVEFTGASKIVTNLGNYQDSKHLHWHVISGERVT from the coding sequence ATGACACAAGACTTTTATTGTGAGGAAGTGCTCAGTGGCAAGACTGAAGTGGAAATTGTTATGGAGACGGATAAGGTGCTGGCCTATCATCATACCCGGCCGTACTATGAACATCATATCGTGGTTATTCCCAAGTTCCACATACAATCCTTGATTTCAGAAGAAGAAGCGAATGACGATGAGTTGATACTTGAAATCATGCGGGTCATTAAAAAGATCGCTGCCGATATGGTGGAGTTTACGGGTGCTTCTAAGATTGTGACGAACCTCGGGAATTACCAGGATTCAAAGCATCTGCATTGGCATGTCATCAGTGGTGAACGAGTGACTTAA
- a CDS encoding NUDIX hydrolase — MGYIMELRKLVGSRPLIMAGSCVLVFNEEGHLLLQRRTDSLDWGTLGGSLEPGESLEEAAARELYEEAGLRAETYKLITVFSGQDMYYKYPHGDEVYNVMAVYEAKGIMGNPVVMDDEGLELRYFDLDQPVPEINPFTEYVLKKAGYIQSK; from the coding sequence ATGGGTTACATTATGGAACTTCGAAAACTGGTCGGCTCGCGGCCGTTGATCATGGCGGGTTCTTGTGTGCTGGTGTTCAACGAAGAGGGTCATCTGTTACTGCAAAGACGTACAGACAGTCTCGACTGGGGGACACTCGGTGGTTCGCTTGAACCGGGTGAGTCGCTGGAAGAGGCAGCAGCACGGGAATTATATGAGGAAGCAGGTTTAAGGGCAGAGACGTACAAACTCATTACCGTTTTCTCGGGCCAGGACATGTATTACAAATACCCCCATGGGGATGAAGTGTACAATGTGATGGCTGTTTATGAAGCTAAAGGAATCATGGGTAATCCAGTAGTTATGGACGATGAAGGGCTGGAACTCCGATACTTCGATCTGGACCAACCGGTCCCGGAGATTAATCCTTTTACAGAGTATGTACTAAAAAAGGCAGGGTACATCCAATCCAAATAA
- a CDS encoding HD domain-containing protein has protein sequence MSESLQDQIQFLIEIDKLKTIERRTRIIHGDRRENDAEHSWHLAMMALVLQSHANKDVDILKVIKMLLVHDLVEIDAGDTFVYDTAGHTDKYDREIKAAHRLFGMLPEVQGEEMLNLWLEFEAKETNEAQFASALDRLQPLIHNYQNQGDTWQKYNITSDQVINRNREMADASDTLWTYVQQLIQNSVDQGILTKS, from the coding sequence ATGAGTGAATCATTGCAGGATCAGATTCAATTTCTTATTGAGATTGATAAACTGAAAACAATCGAACGGAGAACAAGAATTATCCATGGAGATAGACGTGAAAATGATGCGGAGCATTCATGGCATCTGGCCATGATGGCGTTGGTTCTACAGAGTCATGCGAACAAGGATGTGGACATTCTCAAAGTTATTAAGATGCTTCTCGTTCATGATCTGGTTGAAATCGATGCCGGAGATACCTTTGTTTACGATACAGCTGGGCACACGGATAAATACGATCGTGAGATCAAGGCGGCTCATCGTCTTTTTGGCATGCTGCCCGAAGTACAGGGTGAAGAAATGCTTAATCTATGGTTAGAGTTCGAGGCGAAGGAAACGAATGAGGCACAATTTGCCTCGGCTCTCGATCGGTTACAGCCTCTGATTCACAATTATCAGAACCAAGGAGATACGTGGCAGAAATACAACATTACAAGCGATCAAGTCATCAACAGAAACCGTGAAATGGCAGACGCTTCGGATACTTTGTGGACGTACGTGCAACAGCTAATTCAAAATTCCGTCGATCAGGGAATCCTAACCAAATCATAG
- a CDS encoding inositol monophosphatase family protein, translating into MKQTIRLAQEISERVVREAGQIARVHFDQITCAVEKDKFGDVVTDVDHETERIICDAISHTFPEHEIHSEERGHNGQKSDWLWMIDPLDGTNNFAIGFPVFSVSITLMYRSEPVLGVIYEPMVDRLFVASLGNGASCNLNPMSVKMKKDLIKGTIGWIQGHQVQHEENAVRLRQHLDIRFKRVMRLWAPTLQWCMLAKGDIDGIVLYNSEGDDLYSGILMAKEAGAMVMDYDGVLFEGMSSEPYLIACHPEHRDYFLSVVREGLNL; encoded by the coding sequence ATGAAACAGACCATTCGTTTAGCACAAGAAATCTCAGAGAGAGTCGTTCGTGAAGCGGGACAGATCGCCAGAGTTCATTTTGACCAGATCACCTGTGCAGTGGAAAAGGACAAGTTCGGCGACGTTGTAACTGATGTGGATCATGAAACAGAGCGGATCATATGTGATGCGATTAGCCATACGTTTCCCGAGCATGAGATTCATAGTGAAGAACGAGGACATAACGGTCAGAAGAGCGACTGGCTGTGGATGATTGACCCGTTAGATGGGACTAATAATTTTGCCATTGGATTTCCCGTTTTTTCCGTTTCCATTACATTGATGTACCGTTCGGAACCTGTTCTTGGAGTTATTTATGAACCAATGGTGGATCGTTTATTTGTGGCATCACTGGGGAATGGGGCCAGTTGTAACTTGAATCCCATGAGTGTCAAGATGAAAAAGGATCTGATAAAGGGAACGATTGGTTGGATACAGGGGCATCAGGTACAGCATGAGGAGAATGCTGTCCGGCTGCGACAACATCTGGATATACGTTTTAAGAGAGTGATGAGATTATGGGCTCCTACCCTGCAGTGGTGTATGCTGGCCAAGGGAGATATCGATGGTATTGTGCTCTACAATTCAGAGGGAGACGATCTATACTCAGGAATCCTGATGGCAAAAGAAGCGGGTGCCATGGTTATGGATTATGATGGGGTTCTATTCGAAGGCATGAGTTCAGAGCCTTATCTGATCGCCTGTCATCCGGAGCATCGCGACTATTTCCTGAGTGTGGTTCGGGAAGGATTAAACCTATGA
- a CDS encoding phosphotransferase enzyme family protein, with amino-acid sequence MNCKFDEVIRHYFKEPEYTLDAVPFGLTNTTKIIDINGQRFIVRIYNIHIKTIDGLKLESRVTAFLHKAQASFEVPIFLHTYDGKDYVVMRDGSLAAMTTFLEGKLPQLSNIEKADKFGRLVGGFSFRMSEFPMKKNTYTGISFHKLYNIHPLANRDSVISFFADMPFELTEQRYTFYQTMITEIENSKLNLEVLPQQLVHHDLLIYNLLGQSGEITGVLDFDFIGMDAALMELTISLNHIIQESNGSLNLTEAFLQGYGDTRKHSSLELGYVQLLTQIYFIAVLHFYIGQHYAGFAIEHPFTFMIDQFERNISWLTENDVHIQQFLHRYVTETNTTRTCQEGL; translated from the coding sequence ATGAACTGCAAATTTGATGAAGTCATAAGGCACTACTTCAAGGAACCTGAGTATACATTGGATGCCGTTCCGTTCGGTTTGACTAATACAACCAAAATCATTGATATCAATGGACAGAGGTTTATTGTACGAATCTATAACATCCACATCAAAACGATCGATGGGTTGAAACTTGAATCCCGAGTGACAGCATTTCTTCATAAGGCACAGGCTTCATTCGAAGTCCCGATCTTCCTTCATACTTATGATGGTAAGGATTATGTGGTGATGAGAGACGGTTCGCTTGCGGCAATGACTACTTTTCTGGAGGGAAAGCTTCCACAATTGTCTAACATCGAAAAAGCCGATAAGTTCGGCAGGTTGGTAGGGGGATTTTCGTTCCGAATGAGTGAGTTCCCTATGAAGAAGAACACGTATACGGGCATATCCTTTCATAAATTGTATAACATTCACCCGCTCGCTAATCGTGATTCGGTGATATCTTTTTTTGCGGATATGCCTTTTGAATTAACAGAACAACGGTATACGTTTTATCAGACAATGATTACTGAGATCGAAAATTCCAAACTTAACTTAGAGGTACTGCCGCAACAGCTCGTTCATCATGATTTATTAATTTATAATCTGCTGGGTCAATCGGGAGAAATTACAGGGGTATTAGATTTTGATTTCATTGGGATGGATGCTGCTTTAATGGAGCTTACGATTAGCCTTAATCATATTATTCAGGAGTCTAACGGATCCTTGAATTTAACTGAGGCCTTCCTTCAGGGGTATGGAGATACTCGCAAACACTCCTCTCTTGAACTTGGCTATGTACAGCTGCTAACTCAAATTTATTTTATTGCCGTGTTGCATTTCTATATTGGTCAGCATTATGCGGGATTTGCAATTGAACATCCCTTCACGTTTATGATCGATCAGTTTGAAAGGAATATAAGCTGGCTAACGGAGAATGATGTACATATTCAACAATTTCTTCATAGGTATGTAACGGAGACAAATACAACTAGAACATGTCAGGAGGGGCTGTAA
- a CDS encoding GNAT family N-acetyltransferase translates to MFEIIDIRQKPDMLQAAVQYFWKQWGTESSYHFYRDCMERSMDTNSDVPRFYVMLEGDRIIGGYALLRSDLNSRQDLFPWFACLHVEPEYRGRNLGGQLQKHAMDEVKLKGYDKLYLCTDLQDYYEKNNWTYIGKGYSLNDEEMRIYELQI, encoded by the coding sequence ATGTTTGAGATTATTGATATTCGGCAAAAGCCAGACATGCTGCAGGCAGCTGTTCAATACTTTTGGAAACAGTGGGGGACAGAATCGAGCTATCATTTTTACCGGGATTGCATGGAGCGTTCAATGGATACGAACAGTGATGTTCCGAGGTTTTATGTGATGTTGGAGGGAGACAGGATCATCGGAGGATATGCTCTGCTTAGAAGCGATCTGAACAGCCGGCAGGATCTCTTTCCCTGGTTTGCATGTCTTCATGTGGAGCCGGAATACCGGGGCCGGAATCTGGGCGGACAATTACAGAAGCACGCGATGGATGAGGTGAAGTTGAAGGGATACGACAAACTCTATTTGTGTACGGATCTACAAGATTATTATGAGAAAAATAACTGGACCTACATTGGCAAAGGATATTCGCTGAATGATGAAGAGATGAGAATCTATGAACTGCAAATTTGA
- a CDS encoding aminoglycoside adenylyltransferase domain-containing protein gives MDESIVLQDVTRLLKEELSDSLVGVYLHGSMAMGGFHPNQSDIDILVVCRDKRSANIYRRIAQKLMHIEDEMRIKKGFELSIVLESTIANLVYPTPFEFHYSAYHREKYRTDKHYLCGGYEDPDLVAHLAVIYDRGIVLYGPPIKEVFHPVNREYMIASITSDVGAALEEIADNPVYYVLNLSRVLLYVKNSVIYSKREAGEWGKEELSSKYKDVISQCLAKYNGELENLNLSESLLLEYADYMLREIHSYKK, from the coding sequence TTGGATGAATCGATTGTTTTACAAGACGTTACTCGTTTGTTAAAAGAAGAATTATCGGATTCGCTGGTGGGGGTCTATTTACACGGTTCGATGGCCATGGGAGGCTTCCATCCGAATCAGAGCGATATCGATATCTTGGTGGTCTGCCGGGATAAACGATCCGCTAATATATATCGAAGAATCGCACAGAAGCTAATGCATATTGAAGACGAGATGCGTATAAAGAAAGGCTTTGAGCTTAGTATTGTATTGGAATCCACAATTGCGAACCTCGTATATCCGACTCCGTTTGAATTCCATTACTCAGCTTATCACCGGGAAAAGTATCGAACCGATAAGCACTATCTCTGCGGCGGATATGAAGATCCGGATCTCGTCGCACACTTAGCGGTCATCTATGACCGGGGGATTGTTTTGTATGGTCCGCCTATTAAGGAAGTTTTCCATCCTGTCAATCGTGAATATATGATAGCCTCCATTACATCAGATGTGGGAGCAGCTCTGGAAGAAATCGCGGACAACCCTGTCTACTATGTATTGAACTTGTCGCGTGTCTTACTGTATGTGAAAAATTCAGTAATTTATTCCAAGCGAGAAGCTGGCGAATGGGGAAAGGAGGAGCTTTCTTCGAAGTACAAGGACGTTATCTCGCAATGTCTTGCAAAATATAATGGAGAGCTGGAAAACCTGAACCTTAGTGAGTCGTTACTGTTGGAATATGCGGATTATATGTTGAGAGAGATCCATAGCTATAAGAAATAA
- a CDS encoding PhzF family phenazine biosynthesis isomerase: MGEVKVYHYDAFSAVPGKGNPAGVVLDADDLSEMVMQQIAHKVGFNETVFVLSSRTADVRLRYFTPGHEINLCGHATMASLYGLKTRGLLGDQESITIETNVGILPIRFEQDGDTINMEMKQDQPQFVPFRGDIGKLASSINLTLDDLDLSTPIVYGSTGTWTLLIPIRKLNSFSIMKPDSAEFPGVLVENPKASLHPFSFETRDSEAMMHARHFSSPYSGTTEDPVTGTASGVMGAYYLTYVNREVDQVQFVVEQGHEIGRDGKVEVSVTREGQDMDVRIKGTAVFVREMNIELDI; this comes from the coding sequence ATGGGTGAGGTTAAGGTCTACCATTATGATGCTTTTTCGGCAGTTCCGGGCAAAGGTAATCCGGCAGGAGTCGTCCTTGATGCTGATGATTTAAGTGAGATGGTCATGCAGCAGATTGCGCATAAGGTTGGTTTTAATGAAACGGTGTTTGTGCTTAGCTCCAGGACAGCCGATGTGAGACTGCGTTATTTTACGCCGGGTCATGAAATTAATCTGTGCGGTCATGCTACGATGGCGTCGCTGTATGGTTTGAAGACACGTGGACTGTTGGGGGACCAAGAGTCAATCACGATTGAGACCAATGTAGGCATATTACCGATACGGTTTGAGCAGGATGGCGACACGATCAATATGGAGATGAAGCAGGATCAACCGCAGTTTGTACCGTTCAGAGGTGATATCGGGAAGCTGGCGAGCAGCATAAATCTAACCTTGGACGACCTGGATCTATCCACGCCTATCGTGTATGGAAGTACGGGAACCTGGACGTTGTTGATCCCCATTCGTAAACTAAACTCTTTTTCTATAATGAAACCGGATTCTGCTGAGTTCCCTGGTGTTTTAGTTGAGAACCCCAAGGCTTCCTTGCATCCTTTTAGCTTCGAAACCCGTGATTCAGAGGCGATGATGCATGCTAGACATTTTTCTTCACCTTACTCAGGTACCACGGAAGACCCCGTGACAGGAACAGCCTCCGGGGTGATGGGCGCCTATTATTTAACGTATGTAAACCGTGAAGTAGATCAAGTACAGTTTGTCGTGGAGCAGGGGCATGAGATCGGAAGAGATGGAAAAGTTGAAGTGAGCGTGACCCGGGAAGGACAGGATATGGATGTGAGAATTAAAGGGACGGCTGTTTTTGTGCGTGAAATGAACATTGAATTGGATATTTAA
- a CDS encoding Type 1 glutamine amidotransferase-like domain-containing protein has protein sequence MLTGSCNSCVGIANEELNQRILELLGRDKPSIGYIPSCSDTERKYFEHTVRYYNQLGIENIHYYDLDLEYDPSTFEQILAADAIHLSGGNTFYFLHLLQKRNVVGLLRSYVQEGGMLIGVSAGSIITTPTIEIAGYGKDADENHVALQDKHALGLVDFEFAPHWDGEEDSLDLLRSYADTIGAEVYACQDGGGIVIDGKVIELYGDVRLINPRRRGI, from the coding sequence ATGTTAACGGGCAGTTGCAATAGCTGTGTTGGTATTGCAAATGAAGAATTGAATCAAAGGATATTGGAATTGCTTGGTCGCGACAAGCCTTCGATCGGTTATATCCCTTCTTGTTCCGACACGGAGCGGAAATATTTTGAGCATACCGTACGTTACTATAATCAACTGGGTATCGAGAACATTCATTATTATGATCTGGACCTGGAATATGATCCTAGCACGTTTGAGCAGATTTTGGCAGCTGATGCGATTCATTTATCCGGAGGAAATACATTTTATTTTCTGCATTTATTACAGAAGAGAAATGTAGTCGGATTATTGCGTTCCTATGTGCAGGAAGGCGGTATGCTGATCGGAGTCAGCGCAGGCAGTATTATAACCACGCCAACCATTGAAATAGCTGGATATGGCAAAGATGCAGACGAGAACCATGTAGCTCTTCAGGACAAACATGCTCTTGGACTCGTTGATTTCGAGTTCGCACCCCATTGGGACGGAGAGGAAGACAGTCTCGATTTGCTCAGAAGTTATGCAGATACAATCGGTGCAGAAGTCTATGCCTGCCAAGACGGCGGCGGGATCGTGATCGATGGAAAAGTCATAGAGCTGTATGGGGATGTGCGTCTCATTAATCCAAGGAGAAGGGGAATTTAA
- a CDS encoding nucleoside deaminase — translation MRLSDYEYLVLALEEADQAFIEGTYPIGAVIVDEDGDVVSKGRNRVFSECDPTAHAEVDAIRRAGKHLLDLDRKKFTKNNLTLYTTCEPCPMCSCTILMSGIKRIVWAADDKEYGGLRRFKEGPHFIHMFDTLSCVAAPYLDLENRQRAMLAKWNISRGLLNTEWETAKQ, via the coding sequence ATGAGGTTATCCGATTATGAATATTTAGTTTTGGCGCTGGAAGAGGCAGATCAGGCGTTTATTGAAGGGACATATCCGATCGGCGCAGTAATCGTGGATGAGGATGGGGATGTCGTGAGTAAAGGGAGGAACCGAGTTTTCTCCGAATGCGATCCTACCGCACATGCTGAGGTGGACGCCATTCGCCGAGCGGGGAAGCATTTGCTGGATTTAGACCGGAAGAAATTTACGAAAAACAACCTGACACTGTACACGACTTGTGAACCTTGTCCCATGTGTTCCTGCACCATATTAATGTCGGGAATCAAAAGAATTGTATGGGCAGCGGATGATAAAGAGTATGGCGGTCTTCGGCGTTTCAAGGAGGGTCCCCATTTCATCCATATGTTTGACACCCTTTCCTGTGTTGCGGCGCCATATCTTGACCTGGAAAATAGACAAAGGGCGATGCTCGCCAAATGGAATATTAGTAGAGGGTTACTTAATACAGAGTGGGAGACTGCAAAGCAATGA
- a CDS encoding phosphoglycerate mutase family protein, translating into MDITFIRHGHGEHLIDYPNRLNELHPGLTELGKSQVTKLSKQMKIDPHDVILVSPTRRTIETALLLSAGEHLTICPLVGPRMFPQNPEFIPFICDQIYSKEELDTQFPGLSVLDLGLDCWEDGVNRMDGHQFEVLAEGLLQWCRRQDGNTYIISHDGTITNYRILLGEKGLSRRDFLGEAGKYTIKNF; encoded by the coding sequence ATGGACATTACATTTATTCGTCATGGTCATGGTGAACATTTGATAGATTACCCGAACCGGTTAAATGAGCTTCACCCTGGTCTCACCGAACTGGGAAAGAGTCAGGTGACAAAGCTAAGTAAACAGATGAAGATTGATCCTCATGACGTTATCTTGGTGAGTCCAACGAGACGTACCATTGAAACCGCACTTCTTCTAAGCGCAGGAGAACATCTTACGATATGTCCACTTGTTGGCCCAAGAATGTTTCCTCAGAATCCGGAGTTCATTCCTTTCATCTGTGATCAGATCTATTCCAAGGAAGAGCTTGATACTCAGTTCCCCGGGCTAAGCGTATTGGATCTTGGATTGGATTGTTGGGAAGACGGTGTTAACCGGATGGATGGACATCAATTTGAAGTACTTGCTGAGGGGCTTCTTCAATGGTGCAGGCGACAGGACGGCAACACCTATATCATTTCACATGATGGCACGATAACAAACTACAGGATTTTGCTTGGAGAAAAAGGACTATCAAGAAGAGATTTTCTTGGTGAGGCGGGAAAGTACACCATTAAGAACTTTTAA
- a CDS encoding DUF7660 family protein — MKKTLFELVNEVESEASFRAFLLELSLDRKEHTDEWQNDSIASFLEAAAEWGEDSENGLPHYEKSGNPWRRCAQILYMGKIYE, encoded by the coding sequence ATGAAAAAAACGTTATTCGAGCTTGTTAACGAGGTTGAGAGTGAAGCATCTTTTAGGGCTTTTTTGCTTGAATTAAGCTTGGATCGAAAGGAGCATACCGATGAATGGCAGAATGATTCGATAGCATCGTTTCTGGAAGCGGCCGCCGAGTGGGGGGAGGATTCCGAGAATGGATTACCACATTACGAGAAGTCGGGTAACCCATGGAGAAGATGTGCACAGATCCTGTATATGGGCAAGATCTATGAGTAG
- a CDS encoding class I SAM-dependent methyltransferase — protein sequence MHELKKQLATYQAGQMLEVGTGSGKYIPTLLEIFSGIERIMGIDTDTDSLRQAEAAYASHEKIQFMQMNAAKMDFADQTFDTVCISNALHHLPPGVNVIEEMKRVVKRNGLFLINELVSDDPNEAQLSHILYHHFGADVDQRLGKYHRHTYTR from the coding sequence ATGCATGAGTTGAAAAAGCAGTTGGCAACGTATCAGGCAGGTCAGATGTTGGAGGTTGGTACAGGCTCAGGAAAATACATTCCTACCTTACTTGAAATTTTCAGTGGTATCGAACGGATCATGGGCATTGATACCGATACGGATTCTTTACGACAGGCAGAAGCCGCATATGCGAGCCATGAAAAGATCCAGTTTATGCAGATGAACGCAGCAAAGATGGATTTTGCGGATCAAACGTTTGATACCGTCTGCATCTCAAATGCATTGCATCATCTGCCTCCGGGCGTAAATGTCATTGAAGAAATGAAACGAGTCGTGAAAAGAAACGGTTTATTTCTTATAAATGAATTGGTCAGTGATGATCCTAATGAAGCTCAGCTATCGCACATCCTGTACCATCATTTTGGTGCAGATGTAGATCAGCGGTTGGGAAAATATCATCGTCACACCTATACACGCTAA